From the Argentina anserina chromosome 3, drPotAnse1.1, whole genome shotgun sequence genome, the window CATTTATTTGACAGTGTCTCGTCCTAACATTACCTATGCAGTACATGTGTTGAGCAAGTTCATGAATCAACCTAGGAAGCTTCAGTGGGATGCGGCACTAAGAGTTGTTCGTTATCTCAAAGGTGCTCCCAGACAATGTCTATATTTCTCTTCTAACAGTGACTTAAAATTGAGAGAATATTGTGATTCATATTGGGCGGGGTGTCCTGTAACAAGAAGGTCTACCATTGATTATTGTGTGTTCCTTGGTCCATCTTTGATTTCTTGGAAGTCAAAATGTCACAAGACTGTTAATTTATCATTAGCAGAGGTAGAATATCGTGCAATGACATGCATGTGTTGTGAATTGACTTAGTTACGGTATTTGCTTAAAGATTTGGGATTGTTACATCGTGAACAACTTCTTTGTATTATGATAACAAGGCAGCTCTGCATATCGCAGCCAACCCCGTATTTCACGAGCGAACTAGGCACATTGAGATGGATTGTCACTTCATTAGAGACAAGATTCTAGATGGCTATGTAGTTACCTTAGTTCAACTCATCAGCTTGCTGATCTCTTCACTAAGCCTTTGGGGAAAGAGCACTTTGTTCCTATGACATGCAAGTTGAGTGTTCAAAATATTCACtctccaacttgagggggaatGTTAGGAAATAAAGTTGTCCTTTATATTGATGTAAAACGATTTGTACAGATTGTGTATTATCAATAGCTTTCCTTTATTGTACTATAGCTATCAATTAGTTCATGATCTCTAGGATCGGATGATCTTTCCACTGTAATCAGTCATGTATAAAGGATATCATTTTGTATCAATGAAAATCAATCTATTTGgtcatatcttcttcttttcaagATATAGCTAacgaaataataaaattaaaaatatgatTGTATGAAACTTATCAGAATTAACTAGAAATCGCATAGTCACAATCGTAAAgaaaaatttagaaaactTAAAACTCTCTATTTCACTTttaccttatatatataaataacattatttttaactaaaaatatatatatatatatatattactttttttttcaggggCGTACCTGAGTTTGAGGCTCTCGGCAGCCACCTATCCCAGGGCTGGCCCTGCTTGCTGGATGTATCCATCAGGTCTGTACGCTTACTGATCTTAAAAATGATGGGAATGGAAGGTTAAATCAATAGCAGTACTATGATACtggttttcattttcatgCCAATAAATTGAAATGCTGTTGAACTGTTAATGTGGGGTTTCGAAAAACAAGTTCAGACTCCAAGCTCAACCACAATATGATCCAGAAAGATATGTCGGTGATAATGGAAAACCAGGCCACCTTTGATGACCCACAAAATTAGCAAGAGGCCACAATTGCAGCAACTGAAAGCTTATCAGGTCCCATATATTGGATTTCTGAAGAACAATTAATGTGTATAAGTTGACCAAATTTAAGCTACAAATTAAATTCAGAATTTGAGACCACAAGTTCATGCAGAAGTCTCGGAGCCAAATGATATGTAGTGTGAGCTACTGATGCTATTTAACTCTGAGACTGGTATTAATCTCCGTCTCTGGTCGATATGGCTTGAGAATCCTGAGGATATAGTTTTGATGTCCCAATTCAATCAGTGTAACAACAAAGTCCAACActagaagaaaaagaatagaTTGCACTATGATATTGATATAAGGAGGCGGATAAATGCGCATACTAGTTCTCAGAAGTCGATTGAAAGATGTCTTGTCTtggttaatttttttgttgtttgcCATTATTTTGTTCCCTCAATCCCAACTCGCCTAACTGTTCTAGAGTACGCACACACGGTTAAGCTCTTTTTATATGGTACATACGTAGGTCTTGGTGTTGATGTATGGGTTTTGAAACTTTGATCATCCTTAGCATGTGAATACCTAATTATGTATACAGTTTTTGTATGTTGATCgatgtattatatatatagtacgtATTTTCTCtgtctaattaaatttcatggcAGGTTTACGTAGTTAGAATATATTAAGCCATGTATCAGAAAAAATTACTATCAAATGGAGAAATAAGAAGTTGGTATTAGAATAAATAGTATCCATTACGTTGTGTTGTTAAAAGATGACTGATAATGCCTAGTAGGCTAGTATCATGAAGACATGAACCTGCAGTGCGGCTCCAAAATAATTTCACTTTGGGCACCCAGGTACACATAAATCCGTCAGTGTACGGGCCTAATTGGATGAGGGCTTCGGTCCATTGGCCCCTCCTAAGTTATACAAAATTGAGGCTCCGATTGCTCTCAagatttcttctcttttttggtCAACATCTGTAAAGTTCAAGACCCCATCCTCCAAAAATCCACAAtctatatgtatgtatgtctAATAAGTCTCTCTATTAGTTAATATATCCCTGTGCGGCTTGTAATTATTGTAAATGATCAACATCGTAGAATTTGCCTACATAATTCTGATGACAAAAGGATCATTGAATTttctgataaaaaaaaaaggaagattgCACGCGAATGCAAAGAATGACTACCAAATTaattaaagataaaaaaactcttaaatataaATTGCGAAAGACATCTTTCAGTCTCTAAATTTGGAGAtgttgttgtggtgttgttttcacacaaatatataatcaaagcGAGTGGGACAGCTCAATAGCTGATCAACTATAGTCGTTTAGcagatgaaattgaaaaatagTCAATTGAGTTAGTATTACCCTCATATGTGacgtaaaaagaaaatatctcTAACTGGAAATACATGCAGAAAACACAAGCAGCTAGCTCGATCATGTATAGtaccaatatataatattataattGACTTTGAATTACAATATTAATGTATGATCACAATTACATATGGTTAAGCAACCATCATCTCTAGCTGGTCAAGTAGAGTCGTAGAGAGATGCAGGGGGCACTATaaaagttttaaaaaaaaggcaGATATTATAAAAGCAAATCCATGATGATACTAATTAATTGACCAAttagagaataacaattaatatataatataatatatatatatatatatagatatataaagGGAAGAGCAGGCATGCAAATGTATAGGGGATTGGGGATTTATAAATAACTAGCATGACCACAAAGAATTGGCCTGATCTACCACCATATCTATTGTAAATAAGGATTTGGTGGTCTGATGAGGATGATAATGATGTTGAGAATTGTTGTTATTAGGCATTATTTGCTTGACTGAGACGGGAGAGGTGTTTTCTGAAGGTGATGATGATGCAGAaggaaaattatttattttcatatgcACGACCTCAGCTTGTGCAATTGCCAGTTGAGCTTGGAGGGCATCGATCTGTTGCTGTAGAGATGAGATTGCACCAACACAACCGTACACCGGGTCTCTCACTCGAGCGTTTGCTTCGTACACCATCGAACTCACTGCATCACTGCGCTGCTGCTCTGGTAATTCCTGCATGTCAAATAATAGAAAACTAGGGTTCAGTCCTGATCGAATGTCCTATAGGGGTGATGTTAAAATATATGGTAGTCGCTTGTTAACTCTAATGATTTTGTATCTCAATCATCCTAGAAGATTTTGGGTTCAGCTCTGATCAATTTTTGTGGTCTAAGCATAATTGAACTCAGATTTTAGCCCTATCGATTTCTAGAAGTCATTGACATCATGATCATGTAATGAAAGTTTCTTGTTTAGCGAACTTAGTCGGAGAATTTTTACTTGCGTAATACTTGGGATCAACATCATTCTTACACTTGCGTTTAGTGTTTAATTATCAATGTAGAATGTAACCCACAATTATAAAGCAAAAGGCAAAGAGAATATACATGCATCAGCAGACAACAatactttctttttttaagCTTACAAGAAACTAAGTATAAATTGAGGACTAAAACCTAAGCCTCGCTCGCCCATCTTTAGAAAAAGGTACTTAACATGACCATAAAGCTGAAGATGGTAAACACACAAAGACTGGAGCTAAATTCCTCGAACTCTTTAGTTCCTTTTTCTATATGCATATGCAATAACTTGATCAAAACGCAACTGTAACCTGTAAATGTAATTGATATCATCTTCCTTCATGTACGGATCAGCCATTGGTTTTGGAAAATTCTTGGTGAAAGATCaggaaaaaagaaattctGGAAACCTAATTAAAAGGTGGCCAGTTTCGATCTTAATTATCAGCAATATATAGTTATACACACCTTCAAATGGTCATTAGTTCCTGGGATAAAACCAATCGAACATAggagtctatatatatatagacacacaGCTACCCAAACACAGGAAATCATCATATTGGATTCTTTCacgaaaataaaactaaagcTAGTCTATCTGATACGATTGGTCATTTTTAAGTCTGACATACATCAAAGCACTTCAAGTCTACAACAACTTAACACTTAATCTTTGTTAAATAAGTTGCATGTTTGTTAGA encodes:
- the LOC126785701 gene encoding LOB domain-containing protein 4, encoding MKEVSGRKQGGVSPCAACKLLRRRCAHDCVFAPYFPADEPHKFASVHKVFGASNVNKMLQELPEQQRSDAVSSMVYEANARVRDPVYGCVGAISSLQQQIDALQAQLAIAQAEVVHMKINNFPSASSSPSENTSPVSVKQIMPNNNNSQHHYHPHQTTKSLFTIDMVVDQANSLWSC